From Nicotiana tabacum cultivar K326 chromosome 15, ASM71507v2, whole genome shotgun sequence, the proteins below share one genomic window:
- the LOC107765958 gene encoding putative pre-mRNA-splicing factor ATP-dependent RNA helicase DEAH4 isoform X1: protein MADLPIVRFEEKIIETVEKNPVVVVIGETGSGKSTQLSQMLYKRGYAKSGMIAVTQPRRVAAVSVSRRVAQEQNVRLGEEVGYAIRFEDRTSEKTHIKYLTDGVLLRESLFNPELNQYSVIILDEAHERSLNTDILLGLMKRLIKWRHSNLKVLITSATLDGGKVSRFFSDCPVLTVPGELFPVEIVHISERPKNYVEASLKTAIDIHVREPEGDILIFLTGQDDIEKLVMKLEKKIQSLDEGSCLDALILPLHGSLPPEMQVRVFSPPPPNCRRFIVSTNIAETSLTVDGVVYVIDSGYVKQRQYNPSTGMYSLEVVQISKVQAKQRAGRAGRTRPGKCYRLYPSMVYHDDFLDATVPEIQRSSLAGTVLYLKSLDLADMDILKFDFLDSPSIESLEDALKQLYLVDAIDENGSITSLGRKMAELPLEPSLSRTLLEANELDCLSQALTVVSMLSAETTLLPAPSKISEKKRKHTPSNLPDGAGLGDHIQLLQIYEQWYQTDYNIDWCKENNLQVHGMVFVRDVRKQLSQIMQKIAKGSLDVQTSKRRRDSPQEYRILRKALCIGYANQLAERSIRHNGYRPLGFKSELVQVHPSSVLKADEDGMLPNYVVYHELIVTSRPFMRNVCAVEMRWVAPILAKLEKLNVFKLSGGSSQPDKQIQEVTLNVEKKEIATIQSPEDRDSRIQAARERFLARKGQK, encoded by the exons ATGGCCGATTTACCTATAGTTCGATTTGAGGAGAAAATCATAGAAACAGTGGAGAAAAACCCTGTAGTGGTAGTCATTGGTGAGACCGGTTCTGGTAAAAGtacacaactttcacaaatgcTTTATAAAAGAGGGTATGCTAAATCTGGAATGATCGCTGTTACTCAGCCTCGCCGTGTTGCTGCAGTTTCTGTTTCTAG ACGAGTTGCACAGGAGCAAAATGTTCGACTTGGAGAGGAAGTCGGTTATGCCATAAGATTCGAAGATAGAACTTCGGAGAAAACACATATCAA ATATCTTACGGATGGAGTGCTCCTCCGCGAGAGTCTTTTTAATCCGGAGCTGAATCAATATTCCGTCATCATATTGGATGAAGCACATGAGAGGAGTTTGAACAC GGATATATTGCTTGGTTTAATGAAAAGATTAATCAAATGGCGTCACTCAAACTTGAAAGTTTTGATCACATCAGCCACTCTTGATGGTGGAAAGGTATCTAGGTTCTTCTCCGACTGTCCCGTCCTTACCGTACCAGGCGAGTTATTTCCCGTGGAAATAGTACACATCTCAGAGCGCCCTAAAAACTATGTGGAGGCTTCTCTAAAAACAGCTATTG ATATTCACGTACGGGAGCCAGAAGGggacattttaatatttttgacaGGGCAG GATGACATAGAGAAGTTGGTAATGAAGTTGGAGAAGAAAATTCAAAGCTTAGATGAAGGTTCTTGTCTGGATGCCTTAATCCTTCCTCTTCATGGATCCTTGCCACCCGAGATGCAG GTGCGTGTTTTCAGTCCTCCACCTCCAAATTGTAGGCGGTTTATTGTTTCTACAAATATTGCTGAAACGTCTTTGACTGTTGATGGTGTCGT GTATGTCATTGACTCGGGGTATGTGAAGCAACGGCAATATAACCCATCAACTGGCATGTACTCTTTGGAGGTTGTTCAGATTAGCAA GGTGCAGGCAAAGCAGCGTGCAGGACGTGCTGGAAGGACACGTCCTGGAAAGTGTTATCGTTTATATCCCTCTATGGTTTACCATGATGATTTTTTGGATGCCACCGTTCCTGAAATACAAAGGTCCTCATTGGCTGGAACTGTACTTTATTTGAAGTCGTTAGATCTCGCCGATATGGATATTCTCAAATTTGATTTTCTCGACTCTCCTTCCA TCGAGTCTTTAGAGGATGCCTTGAAGCAATTATATTTAGTCGATGCAATTGATGAAAATGGTTCAATCACAAGCCTTGGACGAAAGATGGCTG AGCTTCCACTGGAACCTTCTCTTTCCAGGACCTTACTAGAGGCAAATGAGTTGGATTGCTTGTCCCAAGCATTGACAGTTGTTTCCATGTTGTCTGCTGAGACCACGCTGCTTCCTGCCCCAAG TAAGATCTctgagaagaagaggaagcacacTCCTTCGAACCTTCCTGATGGTGCTGGCTTGGGTGATCACATCCAGCTACTCCAAATTTATGAGCAATGGTATCAGACTGACTACAACATAGACTGGTGTAAAGAGAACAACTTACAG GTCCACGGGATGGTGTTCGTGAGAGATGTCAGGAAACAGTTAtctcaaataatgcaaaaaattGCTAAAG GCTCATTAGATGTCCAAACAAGCAAAAGACGGAGAGACAGCCCACAGGAGTATAGAATATTGAGGAAAGCATTGTGCATTGGTTACGCAAATCAGCTTGCTGAGCGGAGCATTCGACATAACGGGTATCGGCCTCTTGGTTTCAAGTCTGAACTCGTACAG GTCCATCCATCTTCTGTGCTAAAAGCAGATGAGGATGGGATGCTTCCAAACTATGTCGTCTATCATGAATTAATAGTTACTTCACGCCCATTTATGCGTAATGTATGTGCAGTTGAGATGCGATGGGTTGCACCAATCTTAGCGAAGCTTGAGAAACTAAATGTCTTCAaactgag TGGGGGATCTAGTCAGCCTGATAAGCAAATTCAAGAAGTAACTTTAAACgtggaaaagaaagaaattgcTACTATTCAGTCACCTGAAGACCGTGACAGCAGGATACAAGCTGCTCGGGAAAGATTTCTAGCTCGGAAAGGTCAGAAGTAG
- the LOC107765958 gene encoding putative pre-mRNA-splicing factor ATP-dependent RNA helicase DEAH4 isoform X2 — MKRLIKWRHSNLKVLITSATLDGGKVSRFFSDCPVLTVPGELFPVEIVHISERPKNYVEASLKTAIDIHVREPEGDILIFLTGQDDIEKLVMKLEKKIQSLDEGSCLDALILPLHGSLPPEMQVRVFSPPPPNCRRFIVSTNIAETSLTVDGVVYVIDSGYVKQRQYNPSTGMYSLEVVQISKVQAKQRAGRAGRTRPGKCYRLYPSMVYHDDFLDATVPEIQRSSLAGTVLYLKSLDLADMDILKFDFLDSPSIESLEDALKQLYLVDAIDENGSITSLGRKMAELPLEPSLSRTLLEANELDCLSQALTVVSMLSAETTLLPAPSKISEKKRKHTPSNLPDGAGLGDHIQLLQIYEQWYQTDYNIDWCKENNLQVHGMVFVRDVRKQLSQIMQKIAKGSLDVQTSKRRRDSPQEYRILRKALCIGYANQLAERSIRHNGYRPLGFKSELVQVHPSSVLKADEDGMLPNYVVYHELIVTSRPFMRNVCAVEMRWVAPILAKLEKLNVFKLSGGSSQPDKQIQEVTLNVEKKEIATIQSPEDRDSRIQAARERFLARKGQK, encoded by the exons ATGAAAAGATTAATCAAATGGCGTCACTCAAACTTGAAAGTTTTGATCACATCAGCCACTCTTGATGGTGGAAAGGTATCTAGGTTCTTCTCCGACTGTCCCGTCCTTACCGTACCAGGCGAGTTATTTCCCGTGGAAATAGTACACATCTCAGAGCGCCCTAAAAACTATGTGGAGGCTTCTCTAAAAACAGCTATTG ATATTCACGTACGGGAGCCAGAAGGggacattttaatatttttgacaGGGCAG GATGACATAGAGAAGTTGGTAATGAAGTTGGAGAAGAAAATTCAAAGCTTAGATGAAGGTTCTTGTCTGGATGCCTTAATCCTTCCTCTTCATGGATCCTTGCCACCCGAGATGCAG GTGCGTGTTTTCAGTCCTCCACCTCCAAATTGTAGGCGGTTTATTGTTTCTACAAATATTGCTGAAACGTCTTTGACTGTTGATGGTGTCGT GTATGTCATTGACTCGGGGTATGTGAAGCAACGGCAATATAACCCATCAACTGGCATGTACTCTTTGGAGGTTGTTCAGATTAGCAA GGTGCAGGCAAAGCAGCGTGCAGGACGTGCTGGAAGGACACGTCCTGGAAAGTGTTATCGTTTATATCCCTCTATGGTTTACCATGATGATTTTTTGGATGCCACCGTTCCTGAAATACAAAGGTCCTCATTGGCTGGAACTGTACTTTATTTGAAGTCGTTAGATCTCGCCGATATGGATATTCTCAAATTTGATTTTCTCGACTCTCCTTCCA TCGAGTCTTTAGAGGATGCCTTGAAGCAATTATATTTAGTCGATGCAATTGATGAAAATGGTTCAATCACAAGCCTTGGACGAAAGATGGCTG AGCTTCCACTGGAACCTTCTCTTTCCAGGACCTTACTAGAGGCAAATGAGTTGGATTGCTTGTCCCAAGCATTGACAGTTGTTTCCATGTTGTCTGCTGAGACCACGCTGCTTCCTGCCCCAAG TAAGATCTctgagaagaagaggaagcacacTCCTTCGAACCTTCCTGATGGTGCTGGCTTGGGTGATCACATCCAGCTACTCCAAATTTATGAGCAATGGTATCAGACTGACTACAACATAGACTGGTGTAAAGAGAACAACTTACAG GTCCACGGGATGGTGTTCGTGAGAGATGTCAGGAAACAGTTAtctcaaataatgcaaaaaattGCTAAAG GCTCATTAGATGTCCAAACAAGCAAAAGACGGAGAGACAGCCCACAGGAGTATAGAATATTGAGGAAAGCATTGTGCATTGGTTACGCAAATCAGCTTGCTGAGCGGAGCATTCGACATAACGGGTATCGGCCTCTTGGTTTCAAGTCTGAACTCGTACAG GTCCATCCATCTTCTGTGCTAAAAGCAGATGAGGATGGGATGCTTCCAAACTATGTCGTCTATCATGAATTAATAGTTACTTCACGCCCATTTATGCGTAATGTATGTGCAGTTGAGATGCGATGGGTTGCACCAATCTTAGCGAAGCTTGAGAAACTAAATGTCTTCAaactgag TGGGGGATCTAGTCAGCCTGATAAGCAAATTCAAGAAGTAACTTTAAACgtggaaaagaaagaaattgcTACTATTCAGTCACCTGAAGACCGTGACAGCAGGATACAAGCTGCTCGGGAAAGATTTCTAGCTCGGAAAGGTCAGAAGTAG